One region of Desmodus rotundus isolate HL8 chromosome 11, HLdesRot8A.1, whole genome shotgun sequence genomic DNA includes:
- the RPP21 gene encoding ribonuclease P protein subunit p21 produces the protein MAGPVKDREAFQRLSFLYQAAHCVLSLDPEHQALARFYCHTERTIARRLVLRRDPSVKRTVCRDCCSLLLPGLTCTQRQRRCRGQRWTVQTCLTCQRSQRLLNDPGHVLWGDRPEAQLGGQADSKPPQSLPNTAHLAEEKVQPQSSSNQ, from the exons ATGGCGGGGCCTGTGAAGGACCGCGAGGCTTTCCAGAGGCTCAGCTTCCTGTACCAG GCTGCCCACTGTGTGCTCTCGCTGGACCCGGAGCACCAGGCGCTGGCGAGGTTCTATTGCCACACGGAGAGGACCATTGCCCGGAGGCTCGTCCTGCGGAG GGACCCCTCGGTGAAGAGGACGGTCTGCCGCGACTGCTGCTCGCTGCTCCTCCCAGGCCTGACCTGCACGCAGCGCCAGCGAC GCTGCAGGGGACAGCGCTGGACAGTGCAGACCTGCCTAACATGCCAGCGCAGCCAGCGGTTACTCAACGACCCTGGCCACGTGCTCTGGGGAGACCGGCCGGAGGCCCAGCTAGGGGGCCAGGCAG ATTCCAAACCACCACAGTCCCTGCCAAACACAGCCCACCTTGCAGAGGAGAAAGTGCAGCCTCAGAGCTCCAGTAACCAGTGA